In the genome of Meles meles chromosome 4, mMelMel3.1 paternal haplotype, whole genome shotgun sequence, one region contains:
- the C4H21orf62 gene encoding uncharacterized protein C21orf62 homolog: MAPPPGYRVLLAGALGIFVLHCFTGGQKNSTLIFTKENTIRNCSCPADVQDCDYSLASLMCSCRTVLPLALEQTSYSDHLTIWFTDASALGLLLNFTLVRDLKLSLCSTNTLPTDYLAICGLKRLRINTQAKCLSQEQSLLMLNGGEREPGEQPVWFPRGWQTCMYISFLDLALFNRKSSLKAYSIENVASIANNFPYFSYFETFPILSNESYVITFIY, encoded by the coding sequence ATGGCACCCCCTCCTGGGTACAGAGTCCTTCTGGCCGGTGCGCTGGGTATCTTTGTTCTCCACTGCTTCACGGGAGGGCAGAAGAACAGCACGCTGATTTTCACCAAGGAAAACACAATCCGGAACTGCAGCTGCCCTGCAGACGTCCAGGACTGTGACTACAGTCTGGCCAGTTTGATGTGCAGCTGTAGAACCGTCCTGCCTTTAGCCCTCGAGCAAACCAGCTACAGTGACCATCTGACCATCTGGTTCACAGATGCATCGGCCCTGGGCCTCCTGTTGAACTTCACGCTGGTCCGGGACCTGAAGCTTTCTCTGTGCAGCACCAACACTCTGCCCACCGACTACCTCGCTATCTGTGGTCTGAAGAGGCTTCGCATCAACACCCAGGCCAAGTGCCTATCACAAGAGCAGAGCTTGCTCATGCTCAACGGCGGGGAAAGGGAACCCGGAGAGCAGCCGGTGTGGTTCCCCAGAGGCTGGCAAACATGTATGTACATCTCCTTCTTAGATCTGGCGCTTTTCAACAGGAAATCATCATTAAAAGCATACAGTATTGAAAACGTTGCCAGCATTGCCAACAATTTTCCTTACTTTTCTTACTTTGAAACCTTCCCAATTTTAAGCAACGAAAGCTACGTCATCACGTTCATTTACTAA